The Xenorhabdus doucetiae genome has a window encoding:
- a CDS encoding energy transducer TonB: protein MTHTAILDNPEAVSPWMPPKGLLVGILIAISLHISLIWLFNRHDSYDDTAHHIDNNTAATGLSITMVAAPAWENEPEPVAPPSPLLTAPESPAKPEIALDKAVYPDIKVEKPQEAKKRQKQQKEKPPTVAEKKTTPSAQVQQENQTEQETHGSDQINSAGSMSRAATSQPLVGQGNSETDNYQARLRQEIERHKRYPRKAKRMKQQGTVTVNFTLSDDGTLTAARVVNSSGNDALDNAALEAVGRASSVGAKPADISPDVTLQLDFKLD from the coding sequence ATGACCCATACCGCCATATTAGATAATCCAGAAGCTGTTTCGCCATGGATGCCCCCAAAGGGCTTGCTGGTAGGGATACTGATCGCCATTTCGTTACATATCAGCTTGATATGGCTGTTTAACCGACACGACTCCTATGATGATACCGCTCATCATATCGACAACAACACCGCGGCCACGGGGCTATCCATTACGATGGTGGCCGCCCCGGCATGGGAAAATGAGCCGGAGCCTGTCGCTCCGCCTTCCCCGCTTTTGACTGCGCCGGAATCACCGGCCAAACCTGAAATAGCACTGGATAAGGCAGTTTATCCTGACATCAAGGTGGAAAAACCACAGGAAGCCAAGAAACGCCAGAAACAGCAGAAAGAAAAACCGCCGACGGTGGCAGAAAAGAAAACCACCCCATCAGCGCAGGTGCAGCAAGAGAACCAGACCGAGCAGGAAACCCACGGTAGCGATCAGATTAACTCAGCAGGCAGTATGAGCCGCGCGGCAACGTCACAACCGTTGGTCGGACAGGGAAACAGTGAAACAGACAATTACCAAGCAAGGCTGCGGCAAGAAATTGAACGCCATAAGCGCTATCCGCGCAAGGCAAAGAGAATGAAACAGCAGGGCACCGTGACGGTTAACTTTACCCTGTCGGATGACGGCACATTAACTGCCGCCAGGGTGGTTAACTCCTCCGGCAACGACGCATTGGATAATGCCGCTCTTGAGGCTGTCGGGCGCGCCAGTTCAGTGGGGGCTAAACCGGCGGATATCTCACCCGATGTCACGCTGCAACTTGATTTTAAATTGGATTAA
- the mnmE gene encoding tRNA uridine-5-carboxymethylaminomethyl(34) synthesis GTPase MnmE, which produces MNTTDTIVAQATPVGRGGVGILRISGRKAAEVAQVVLGKLPKPRYADYLPFRDADGAVLDQGIALYFPGPNSFTGEDVLELQGHGGPVILDLLLKRILTISGVRIANPGEFSERAFLNDKLDLAQAEAIADLIDASSEQAARSAMNSLQGAFSNQVHQMVEALTHLRIYVEAAIDFPDEEIDFLSDGKIEAKLDDVIAELEHVRSQARQGSLLREGMKVVIAGRPNAGKSSLLNALAGREAAIVTDIAGTTRDVLREHIHIDGMPLHVIDTAGLREASDEVERIGIERAWQEIEQADRVLFMVDSTTTDAVEPAQIWPEFMARLPASLPVTVIRNKTDMTGEETGVAELSGYTLIRLSARDGQGIDFLRDHLKETMGFNSNTEGGFLARRRHLQALNTAAEHLQEGHQQLVFARSGELLAEELRLAQQALSEITGEFTSDDLLGRIFSSFCIGK; this is translated from the coding sequence ATGAATACCACCGATACAATAGTCGCTCAGGCCACGCCTGTGGGACGGGGCGGTGTAGGCATTCTGCGTATTTCTGGTCGCAAGGCAGCGGAAGTCGCTCAGGTAGTATTGGGGAAACTCCCAAAACCTCGTTATGCCGATTACCTGCCTTTCCGGGATGCCGATGGCGCTGTACTTGATCAAGGCATCGCCCTTTACTTCCCCGGCCCGAACTCCTTTACGGGGGAAGATGTACTGGAACTGCAAGGGCACGGCGGGCCGGTGATTCTGGATTTACTGTTAAAGCGTATTCTGACAATTTCCGGTGTACGCATTGCCAATCCCGGCGAATTCTCTGAACGTGCTTTCCTGAATGACAAACTCGATCTGGCACAGGCAGAAGCCATTGCGGATTTGATCGACGCCAGCTCCGAACAGGCGGCACGTTCTGCGATGAACTCCCTGCAAGGCGCGTTCTCTAACCAAGTCCATCAAATGGTGGAAGCGCTGACTCACCTGCGGATTTACGTTGAAGCCGCCATTGATTTCCCTGATGAAGAGATTGATTTTCTTTCCGATGGCAAGATAGAAGCCAAATTGGATGACGTGATCGCAGAACTGGAGCACGTTCGTTCACAGGCGCGTCAGGGCAGTTTATTGCGCGAAGGCATGAAAGTGGTGATTGCCGGGCGTCCGAATGCGGGTAAATCCAGCCTGCTCAATGCACTGGCGGGGCGTGAAGCCGCAATTGTGACGGATATCGCGGGAACCACGCGCGATGTGTTGCGTGAACATATCCATATTGATGGCATGCCACTGCATGTGATTGATACGGCCGGATTGCGCGAAGCCAGTGATGAGGTGGAGCGTATTGGCATTGAGCGGGCATGGCAGGAAATCGAACAAGCGGATCGCGTGCTGTTTATGGTGGACAGTACGACCACCGATGCCGTTGAACCTGCACAAATCTGGCCGGAATTTATGGCAAGATTGCCGGCCTCGCTGCCTGTGACCGTCATTCGCAATAAGACCGATATGACCGGGGAAGAAACCGGCGTTGCAGAACTCAGTGGCTATACCTTAATTCGCCTCTCTGCCCGTGATGGGCAAGGGATCGATTTTCTGCGCGATCATTTAAAAGAGACAATGGGTTTCAACAGCAATACTGAAGGCGGTTTCCTTGCCCGTCGTCGTCATTTGCAGGCACTGAATACTGCGGCGGAACATCTGCAAGAAGGCCATCAGCAGTTAGTTTTTGCTCGTTCAGGGGAATTGCTGGCAGAAGAACTGCGTTTGGCTCAACAAGCACTGAGTGAAATTACCGGGGAATTCACCTCTGATGATTTGCTCGGCCGGATTTTTTCCAGTTTTTGTATTGGGAAGTAA